The Sphingomonas carotinifaciens genomic sequence CACGTCGATGGCGGTTTCCGCGGTGGCGCGGTGGACGGTGGCGGTGCGCATGCCAGCCCCATACCCTACGGCGCGTTCCATGCAATCTTGGGCCCAAGCAATCTTGACCCGCCACCAAACCCCGCTAGTCCAAGGGGCATGACCGATGGATTGCCAGACAGCCTGATTCCGTACGATGAAATCGTGCAGGAGGCGCTGCGCGCCGTGGTGGGCCGCGTGCTTGGGTCCGTGGCGGCGGCCGGCGGATTGCCCGGCGACCACCATTTCTACATCACCTTCAAGACGCAGGCACCGGGGGTGGATATTCCCCAGCGGCTGATCGACCGGTTCCCGGACGAGATGACGATCGTGCTGCAGAATCGCTACTGGGACCTGCTGGTCGACGACTCGCGCTTCTCGGTGGGGCTGAGCTTCAACCAGGTGCCGTCGAAGCTGAACATTCCCTATTCAGCGATCACCGGCTTCCATGATCCGGCGGTGAATTTCGAGCTGCGCTTCCAGGCGACCGAGGGGCCAAACGACGGTCCCGAGCCGCATGACGAGGCGGAAAATGACGGCCCCGTCGCCACGCCGGTCGAGGATGGCAGCAACGTCGTCGCGGTGGACTTTAAGCGGAAGAAGTGATCGATAAGTAAGGGGGGCAAGCAGTGTTGCGCTGCTTGGCATCCCCTCACCCAACCCTCTCCCCGGTGGGGAGAGGGCTTTAGACGGGAACCCTTCGGGGTCAGCCGCGTAGCCCGTGGCATGAGCCAGACCCGCACCGAAACCGATTCGATCGGCCCGATCGACGTTCCCGCCGACGCCTATTGGGGCGCGCAGACCGAACGCAGCCTGGAAAACTTCCCCTTCGGCCCGCGCGAGCGGATGCCGGTGGAGATCGTCCGGGCGCTCGCCATCGTGAAGCAGGCGGCGGCGCGGGTGAACCGCAGGCATGGCCTGGACGCGGCAAAGGCCGAGGCGATTGAGTCGGCGGCGGCCGAGGTGGTGGCGGGCAAGCTGGACGACCAGTTTCCGCTCGTCATCTGGCAGACGGGGTCCGGCACCCAGTCCAACATGAACGCCAACGAGGTGATCGCGGGCCGCGCCAACGAGGTGCTGAGCGGCACGCGCGGCGGCAAGAGCCCGGTGCATCCCAATGACGATGTGAATCGCGGCCAATCCTCCAACGATACCTTTCCGACCGCCCTGCATGTCGCCGCCGCGCTGGCGGTGACGGGGCAGCTTTATCCGGCGCTCGACCGGCTGCACGACGCGCTGGCGGCCAAGGCGGCGGAATGGGACGATCTGGTCAAGATCGGGCGAACCCATTTGCAGGATGCGACGCCGCTGACGCTGGGCCAGGAATTCTCCGGCTATGTTCAGCAACTCGCCAATGCGCGCGACCGGATCGCCGGCACGCTGGAGCGCAACATCATGCCGCTGGCGCAAGGGGGCACCGCGGTCGGCACCGGGCTGAACGCGCCGGCCGGGTTCGCCGAGGCGGTGGCCGCGGAGATCGCCGGACTGACCGGCCTGCCGTTCGTCACCGCGCCCAACAAGTTCGAGGCGCTGGCATCGAATGACGGGCTGGTCGACCTGCACGGCACGCTGAACGTGCTGGCGGTGGCGCTGACCAAGATCGCCAACGATATCCGGCTGCTGGGGTCGGGGCCGCGCTCTGGTCTCGGCGAACTGGAATTGCCGGCCAACGAGCCCGGCAGCTCGATCATGCCGGGCAAGGTCAACCCGACCCAGGCCGAGATGATGACGATGGTCGCCGCGCAGGTGATGGGCAACAACACCGCCGTCACCATCGGTGGCCTGCAGGGGCATATGGAGCTGAACGTCTTCAAGCCGCTGATCGGGGCGGCGGTGCTGCGCTCGATCGCGTTGCTCAGCGTGGCGATGGAAAGCTTTGCCGAGCGGACGGTGGAGGGGATGACGGCCAATCGCGACCGGATCGGCGAACTGGTCGATCGTTCGCTGATGCTGGTCACCGCGCTGGCGCCCGAGATCGGGTACGACAATGCCGCCAAGATCGCCAAGCATGCGCACCAGCAGGGCCAGACGCTGAAGCAGGCGGGACTCGAACTGGGGCTGGTCGACGAGGCGACCTTCGACCGTGTCGTCCGCCCGGAGGCGATGATCGGGCGTTAGGCGCGGGAACCATCGGCCGGCCCGAACATCTTTGCACAAAGGAGATCGTTCACATGGGTGCAACAACGATAGGCGCGCTGGTCGGCGGAGCGATCGACAGCATGAGCGGCGACGACAGCGCCGCGGACGGGGCGCTGATCGGCGCGATCACCGCCAATGTGCTGAAGGTCGTGGTGCCCATCGCCATCACCTACGCGGTCGGCTGGACCGTGCTGCGCGGTGCCGGTGAACTGAAGGACAAGGTTTTTGGAGAAGTGGCATGATCGGTAAGATTGTTGGCGCGCTGGTCGGGCGCGAGATGAGCCGGCGTGACGGCGCAGGCGGGCTGAAGGGTGCGGCACTGGGCGCGATCGTCGCCGGGGGCATGCGCCGGCTGGGTCCGCTGGGTCTGGTGCTGGGCGGCGGATATGCGGCAAAGAAGGCCTATGACCGCCGCCGCATGAGCAAGCAGGGCGTGCCGCCCCGCTACTGATGCCCGGCGACACGGACTTGCGAAACGAAAGCGGGTGCGCCACGGGGCGCACCCGTTTTGCGTTTCTCCTCCAGTAGATCCCCGAGTCGATCCATGTCCCCCGATGCCACGGCCGCCGCGCAGGAAGCGCGCTTCGCGGCCGACCTGACCGCCGCGCTGAATCATCAGCCGGCCACCGTGCTGCTGGCGGTATCCGGTGGTCCGGACAGCATGGCGATGCTGCTGCTGGCGGCGGCGGCGATGCCGGGG encodes the following:
- the fumC gene encoding class II fumarate hydratase, with protein sequence MSQTRTETDSIGPIDVPADAYWGAQTERSLENFPFGPRERMPVEIVRALAIVKQAAARVNRRHGLDAAKAEAIESAAAEVVAGKLDDQFPLVIWQTGSGTQSNMNANEVIAGRANEVLSGTRGGKSPVHPNDDVNRGQSSNDTFPTALHVAAALAVTGQLYPALDRLHDALAAKAAEWDDLVKIGRTHLQDATPLTLGQEFSGYVQQLANARDRIAGTLERNIMPLAQGGTAVGTGLNAPAGFAEAVAAEIAGLTGLPFVTAPNKFEALASNDGLVDLHGTLNVLAVALTKIANDIRLLGSGPRSGLGELELPANEPGSSIMPGKVNPTQAEMMTMVAAQVMGNNTAVTIGGLQGHMELNVFKPLIGAAVLRSIALLSVAMESFAERTVEGMTANRDRIGELVDRSLMLVTALAPEIGYDNAAKIAKHAHQQGQTLKQAGLELGLVDEATFDRVVRPEAMIGR
- a CDS encoding SspB family protein; this encodes MTDGLPDSLIPYDEIVQEALRAVVGRVLGSVAAAGGLPGDHHFYITFKTQAPGVDIPQRLIDRFPDEMTIVLQNRYWDLLVDDSRFSVGLSFNQVPSKLNIPYSAITGFHDPAVNFELRFQATEGPNDGPEPHDEAENDGPVATPVEDGSNVVAVDFKRKK